In a single window of the Biomphalaria glabrata chromosome 5, xgBioGlab47.1, whole genome shotgun sequence genome:
- the LOC106064020 gene encoding meiotic recombination protein SPO11-like isoform X3, with translation MQGQGVRSTSAEIPMVQVEFKENKPKSVKKFATMLKILKIIYTLVQEGKYCTKRDIFYQYPDLYPCQAFIDRIIDDIASMLKVPRQELHILATSKGLVSGDLQFENSEGIFIDCQHTAIGVPIAPHSRDMQNLQTQAKFVLVVEKDATFQKLMSHQFCKKMKTCILITGKGYPDNGTLFLLQEIYARQRLPIFVLVDADPHGIEIMAVYKFGSKNQMLDQTLALPSVQWIGILPEEIKRCHIPDSTLCTLSPRHLQMCVHLKSRPYFQHDEYMQSQLDILIELKKKVEIQCLDAISSNYLSDVYLPRKLKDII, from the exons ccaCCATGCTGaagattttgaaaattatttacaCTCTAGTGCAAGAGGGAAAATACTGCACAAAAAG AGATATTTTCTACCAATACCCAGATTTATATCCATGTCAAGCTTTTATTGATAGAATCATTGATGATATAGCCAGTATGCTGAAAGTACCTAGGCAGGAATTACATATT CTTGCTACAAGTAAAGGTTTAGTATCAGGGGACCTTCAGTTTGAAAACAGTGAAGGGATTTTCATTGATTGCCAGCATACAGCAATT ggtgTTCCTATTGCTCCACATTCCCGAGATATGCAAA ATCTTCAGACGCAAGCTAAATTTGTCTTGGTGGTAGAAAAAGATGCCACTTTTCAGAAATTAATGAGCCATCAGTtctgtaaaaaaatgaaaacatgcaTTCTTATAACA gGAAAAGGCTATCCAGATAATGGTACACTTTTCCTGCTACAAGAAATTTATGCTCGCCAAAGGCtgcctatttttgttttggtagATGCTGATCCTCACGGTATTGAGATTATGGCTGTTTACAAATTTGGATCTAAG aaTCAGATGTTAGATCAAACACTTGCTTTACCTTCAGTGCAATGGATTGGAATCTTACCTGAAGAAATTAAAAG GTGTCACATTCCAGATTCTACTCTGTGTACTCTGTCACCAAGACATCTTCAGATGTGTGTTCATTTGAAAAGCAGACCTTACTTTCAACATGATGAATATATGCAGTCTCAG ctagACATTCTTATAGAATTGAAAAAGAAGGTGGAAATACAGTGTTTGGATGCTATTAGTTCTAACTATTTAAGTGATGTTTACTTACCTCGTAAATTAAAGGACATCATTTAA
- the LOC106064055 gene encoding PDZ domain-containing protein GIPC1-like produces MPRFFPSRKGNKNNDNKTPADTSNHANDSPHPNSNDSTAGNDANSGNNGGSKSARPNSENIPPRPKLVFHCQQAHGSPTGIISGFTNVKELYQKIADCYDIPVTEILFCTLNTHKIDMTRLLGGQIGLEDFIFAHVKGQPKEVEVTKSEDALGLTITDNGAGYAFIKRIKEGSIMDKVPLIAVGDHIEKINGESLIGCRHFEVAKKLKEIEKGSTFVLRTVEPLKSGFSNIGPSTGKKGSGNLGSGKQTLRLRSSGPATVEIPDEIVTVATDKINNLLESFMGINDTELAQTIWEIGRKANNPSDFAIGIDESDLGMFGFTDDFVFDLWGAISDAKSGRLNQVSADFNEQF; encoded by the exons ATGCCTCGGTTCTTTCCAAGCAGAAAAGGTAACAAAAACAATGATAATAAAACTCCCGCTGATACAAGTAATCATGCGAACGATTCGCCCCACCCAAACTCGAATGATAGTACAGCTGGAAACGATGCCAACAGTGGAAATAATGGAGGATCAAAATCAGCACGGCCCAATTCAGAAAATATTCCTCCTAGACCCAAGCTTGTTTTTCACTGCCAACAAGCTCACGGGAGCCCCACGGGTATTATTTCTGGATTTACAAATGTGAAGGAATTATACCAGAAAATTGCAGACTGCTATGATATACCTGTTACTGAA ATATTGTTTTGTACtctcaacacacacaaaattgacATGACCAGATTGTTAGGTGGTCAGATAGGTTTGgaagattttatttttgctcATGTCAAAGGTCAACCAAAAGAAGTTGAGGTCACAAAATCAGAAGATGCCCTTGGCCTCACAATTACAGACAATGGAGCAGGATATGCTTTTATTAAACGCATTAAAGAAGGAAGCATAATGGATAAAGTGCCTTTAATAGCAGTTGGAGAtcatattgaaaaaataaatggaGAAAGTCTAATTGGTTGCCGACATTTTGAAGTTgccaaaaaattaaaagaaattgaaaaaggCTCCACATTTGTACTTAGAACAGTAGAACCATTGAAATCTGGTTTTT caaaCATTGGGCCCTCAACTGGCAAGAAGGGTAGTGGAAATCTTGGTTCTGGCAAACAAACACTTAGGCTAAGGTCATCTGGGCCAGCCACTGTAGAAATA ccTGATGAAATTGTGACTGTAGCCACTGACAAGATAAATAATTTACTTGAGTCTTTTATGGGTATCAATGATACAGAGTTAG CCCAAACAATATGGGAAATAGGAAGAAAAGCTAATAATCCTAGTGATTTTGCTATTGGTATTGATGAATCAGATCTTGGAATGTTTGGATTTACAgatgattttgtatttgatttaTGGGGAGCAATTTCAGATGCAAAGAGTGGGAGATTGAATCAGGTGTCTGCAGATTTTAATGAGCAGTTTTAA